One region of Aminobacterium colombiense DSM 12261 genomic DNA includes:
- a CDS encoding HDIG domain-containing metalloprotein translates to MKFTREQALAHLREYNKDESHIKHALAVEAAMKYFARQSQEDEEKWGIVGLLHDIDWEHTEQAPEKHTHLAALWLKEKGYADDIIRAVQAHGWGLTSDVEPHTLMEKTLFAVDELTGLIIAAALVRPSKSLQDLQVKSVKKKWKDKAFARGVDRDVIQKGVDMLDMSLDEMIDGVLEALRPIEEELGLGIE, encoded by the coding sequence ATGAAGTTTACTCGGGAACAGGCATTGGCACATTTGAGAGAATACAACAAAGATGAATCCCATATTAAACATGCTTTGGCTGTAGAGGCTGCCATGAAGTATTTTGCAAGACAGTCTCAAGAAGATGAAGAGAAATGGGGCATTGTTGGTCTTCTTCACGACATTGACTGGGAACACACAGAACAGGCCCCAGAGAAGCACACCCATCTTGCTGCCTTGTGGCTTAAGGAAAAGGGATATGCTGATGATATCATTCGTGCCGTGCAGGCCCACGGATGGGGGTTGACGTCTGATGTGGAGCCCCACACCCTTATGGAAAAAACACTTTTTGCCGTAGATGAATTGACGGGGCTTATTATAGCGGCAGCCCTAGTCCGTCCATCAAAATCCCTTCAGGATTTGCAGGTAAAATCAGTAAAGAAGAAGTGGAAGGATAAGGCCTTTGCAAGAGGGGTGGATCGCGATGTCATTCAAAAAGGTGTTGATATGCTCGATATGAGTCTTGATGAAATGATCGATGGGGTTCTTGAGGCCCTTCGCCCAATAGAGGAGGAGTTGGGTCTCGGTATAGAATAG
- a CDS encoding response regulator, with translation MTIRVVLADDHPLTRAGLSAYLQQENSIELVGEAEDGEKAWELIVDLKPDVALLDIRMPGEDGVSIARRIKEEKLPVIPVMLTSYDAHQYVVASLRAGARGFILKTSTPQDLIRAIQTVVQGGLYLDSEVATVVGDRELVPESLSAREREVLVLASKGLSSKEVAAELFISERTVQTHLASIYDKLGARNKTEALLLALKYGVVTLEELLE, from the coding sequence ATGACGATACGTGTAGTATTGGCGGATGATCATCCCCTTACCAGAGCTGGTCTCTCAGCTTATCTTCAGCAAGAAAATTCCATAGAGCTTGTTGGTGAGGCAGAAGATGGCGAAAAGGCATGGGAGCTTATTGTTGATCTCAAACCTGATGTAGCTCTGCTTGATATTCGGATGCCCGGAGAAGACGGTGTTTCTATCGCCCGGCGTATAAAAGAAGAGAAACTTCCTGTAATTCCGGTGATGCTTACATCCTATGATGCTCACCAGTATGTTGTAGCGTCTCTTCGCGCGGGAGCTAGAGGCTTTATACTGAAAACGTCTACTCCCCAGGATCTGATTAGAGCTATCCAGACCGTAGTGCAAGGTGGGCTCTACCTTGATTCGGAAGTGGCAACAGTTGTAGGAGATCGGGAACTTGTGCCTGAATCTCTCTCTGCACGGGAAAGGGAGGTCCTTGTATTGGCATCAAAAGGACTTTCGAGCAAAGAGGTGGCAGCGGAACTTTTTATCAGCGAAAGAACGGTGCAAACCCATCTTGCTTCTATTTACGATAAACTGGGAGCAAGAAATAAAACGGAAGCCTTGCTTCTAGCGTTGAAGTATGGTGTGGTCACTCTTGAGGAATTACTGGAATGA
- a CDS encoding sensor histidine kinase, which yields MRRHLLLVLVLAVTLPTMAVLIVSSFAMIHQEWAMEAVTRSYVEDLAENVASWLNLDTPMWGGDSFASLIKKLRVFSWGPSLPGWVAVVTADGKILMASPGVSNLAAIWDPRIPIGKAVEVRDRKGDRYTIAVYPLDGGNHLVIAAVAWRQLIGPMLRFGHIWPVLIVLMTLTSLIAVWAMWRWLILPLKKMVTEVDILAWGKELPEADDPQAVFELGRLRRALYRLAKTAIERDDLRNRYVHDVVSVQEEEKKRIARDIHDGPLQDITAMIQQMRLFNMNHHCPPKESRHLKLAEEAAQIAVRDLRELCDELSPPWLDLGLEHALTELADRLARHNGIEITVEVEEQLFMPSEVVLAFFRIFQEAVSNAVRHGKATEVHGDVSLIDSSTVSFEIRDNGKGFEPYKSYEELRIQGHRGLANIMERLTTLHGEFEVKSAPGKGAVLRCLVPIPKDNEENQEGRQPRSGRTK from the coding sequence ATGAGGCGACACCTGCTATTAGTTCTTGTTTTAGCTGTAACACTCCCCACCATGGCAGTCCTTATCGTTTCAAGTTTTGCCATGATCCATCAGGAGTGGGCGATGGAAGCTGTGACGCGATCATATGTGGAGGATCTGGCGGAAAATGTAGCATCATGGCTTAACCTGGATACGCCTATGTGGGGGGGCGACTCTTTTGCCTCTCTAATAAAAAAATTAAGGGTCTTTTCGTGGGGGCCGTCATTACCTGGATGGGTGGCAGTGGTGACTGCTGATGGAAAGATCCTTATGGCCTCTCCAGGTGTAAGCAACCTTGCGGCTATCTGGGATCCTCGCATCCCAATAGGGAAGGCCGTGGAAGTCAGAGATCGCAAGGGGGATAGGTACACCATAGCAGTCTACCCCCTGGATGGAGGCAATCATCTTGTTATTGCCGCGGTGGCATGGCGCCAGCTCATTGGCCCCATGCTCAGATTTGGCCATATCTGGCCTGTTCTGATAGTGCTGATGACTCTTACGAGCCTTATCGCCGTATGGGCAATGTGGCGTTGGCTCATTCTTCCTCTTAAAAAAATGGTGACGGAGGTTGATATCCTGGCCTGGGGTAAGGAATTGCCCGAGGCCGATGATCCCCAGGCAGTTTTTGAACTTGGTCGGCTTCGCAGGGCCCTTTACCGGTTGGCAAAAACAGCTATCGAGCGTGACGATCTTCGAAACCGTTATGTCCACGATGTGGTGAGTGTGCAGGAAGAAGAGAAAAAACGGATTGCTCGAGACATCCACGATGGGCCGCTGCAGGATATTACCGCCATGATTCAGCAGATGCGTCTTTTCAATATGAATCATCATTGCCCTCCTAAAGAGAGCAGGCATTTAAAATTGGCAGAAGAAGCGGCTCAGATAGCAGTGAGAGATCTACGAGAACTATGCGATGAGCTTTCTCCTCCATGGCTTGATCTTGGCCTTGAACATGCACTTACCGAGCTAGCTGATAGACTGGCAAGGCATAATGGTATAGAAATAACGGTAGAAGTGGAAGAGCAGCTTTTTATGCCTTCAGAAGTGGTCTTAGCTTTTTTTAGAATCTTTCAGGAGGCAGTTTCCAATGCGGTCCGTCATGGCAAAGCCACAGAAGTCCATGGGGATGTATCTCTTATAGATTCTTCTACGGTGTCGTTTGAAATACGAGATAATGGAAAAGGATTCGAGCCTTACAAGAGCTACGAGGAACTTCGTATACAGGGTCATAGGGGGCTTGCCAACATTATGGAACGTCTCACCACCCTTCACGGGGAGTTTGAAGTCAAATCCGCCCCAGGAAAAGGTGCAGTACTACGATGTCTTGTCCCCATACCAAAAGATAATGAGGAAAACCAGGAAGGGAGGCAGCCCCGTTCAGGGCGCACTAAATGA
- a CDS encoding MBL fold metallo-hydrolase RNA specificity domain-containing protein, whose product MRLKVLGAAGEVTGSNYLIECGTSRILVDCGIYQGKGDDEKNRAQFDFVPSSLNAVVLTHAHMDHSGRVPLLVQQGFKGKVWATLPTVELVNVLWQDSVRLMKEEAEWKTRKNERKGLPPVEPLYREEDAQKAAQLLTAATYDDKIEVAPGISVRFRDAGHILGSAIIEIWAQEDGKEVKIVFSGDLGPQETVMERNPAIISRADYVVIESTYGDRLHKSNKETREEFRQVIAHALKSRAKVMIPTFVVDRAQRLLYELMLLQKDGILRNNIPIFFDSPMGVKATEIYNKHLSLFSREIQQHVKEGYDPFTPEQLHYVESVADSRRINDIKHAIVMAGSGMCNGGRIVHHLKHGVWDPSNRIIFVGYQAKGTLGRRMVDGEKTLRIAGEEVTVNAQLHTINGFSAHGDRDDLLTWADNFETDPVFFVTHGEPKSSQALALALQKKNHRAVVPIAGEEFELTPQKDITTSVIAPVYLEKRGYEELNTLLSNISGLAASIRTKTDSVENPDLLVPLLESTIILLETASQKAGVVEEKE is encoded by the coding sequence ATGAGATTAAAAGTACTCGGAGCAGCAGGAGAAGTAACGGGTTCCAATTATCTGATCGAATGCGGCACAAGCCGCATCCTGGTTGATTGTGGCATATATCAGGGGAAGGGGGACGACGAAAAGAATAGGGCGCAATTTGACTTTGTTCCATCGAGCCTTAATGCTGTGGTACTTACCCATGCTCACATGGATCATTCGGGACGAGTTCCTCTCCTAGTACAACAGGGATTTAAAGGTAAGGTCTGGGCAACCCTTCCCACAGTAGAATTGGTTAATGTTCTCTGGCAGGACTCTGTCCGATTAATGAAAGAAGAAGCGGAATGGAAGACAAGAAAGAATGAAAGAAAAGGCTTGCCCCCGGTGGAACCCCTCTATAGGGAAGAAGATGCTCAAAAAGCAGCCCAGCTTCTTACCGCGGCAACCTATGACGATAAAATAGAGGTGGCGCCAGGTATTTCCGTGCGTTTTCGAGATGCAGGACACATTTTGGGAAGTGCTATTATAGAAATTTGGGCCCAGGAAGACGGTAAAGAAGTAAAAATAGTTTTCAGTGGAGATCTAGGTCCTCAGGAAACTGTTATGGAGCGCAATCCCGCTATTATTTCCAGGGCTGACTACGTGGTGATCGAGTCTACCTATGGAGACCGCCTTCATAAGTCAAACAAGGAAACTCGTGAAGAATTCAGACAAGTAATAGCCCATGCTCTAAAATCCAGGGCTAAAGTTATGATCCCCACGTTTGTCGTTGACAGGGCACAACGTCTACTGTATGAACTGATGCTTTTACAGAAGGACGGGATATTGAGAAACAACATTCCCATTTTCTTTGACTCTCCTATGGGTGTTAAAGCGACAGAAATTTATAACAAGCATCTCAGTCTGTTCTCCAGGGAAATACAGCAGCATGTTAAAGAAGGGTACGATCCCTTTACGCCTGAACAGCTTCACTATGTAGAAAGTGTTGCTGATTCCCGCCGCATCAATGATATTAAGCACGCTATCGTTATGGCGGGAAGCGGCATGTGCAACGGAGGACGTATTGTGCACCATCTGAAGCATGGAGTGTGGGATCCGAGCAACAGAATCATCTTTGTAGGATATCAGGCTAAAGGAACATTGGGACGCCGCATGGTGGATGGCGAGAAAACCCTTCGAATCGCGGGGGAAGAAGTTACAGTCAATGCCCAGCTTCATACTATTAATGGGTTTTCTGCCCACGGAGACAGAGACGACCTTTTAACCTGGGCGGACAACTTTGAAACAGACCCTGTCTTTTTTGTCACCCATGGCGAACCTAAGTCATCTCAAGCCCTGGCTCTTGCTTTGCAGAAGAAAAACCATAGGGCCGTTGTACCTATTGCGGGGGAAGAGTTTGAACTGACTCCACAAAAAGATATTACAACGTCGGTCATTGCTCCTGTCTATCTGGAGAAGAGAGGCTACGAAGAACTGAATACCCTACTCTCTAATATTTCAGGCCTGGCAGCCTCTATTCGTACCAAAACTGATAGTGTAGAGAATCCGGATCTTCTCGTTCCTCTTTTGGAGTCAACCATTATCCTATTGGAAACGGCGAGTCAGAAGGCCGGAGTTGTTGAAGAAAAAGAATGA